Genomic DNA from Puntigrus tetrazona isolate hp1 chromosome 6, ASM1883169v1, whole genome shotgun sequence:
GGCACAGATCGATGATGCAATCTTCATGGTGTGGCAGAGGAGGCAATTTTGCCCTAGCGCATTTTAGATGGTCACCGTGGTGCTCGTTGTCCAGACTTTGGGAATTGCATTGGAAGGATTGGGGAGGACCTGGTGATTGCCACCCTTGATTTGGATGTCCTGGCCGATATCTTGGGTGGCAAGGTGGCAAGCACATGTGAGGAAAAAGATAATGTTGGAGCCACCAGGGGCATAGAACTCCTCGACAACCGTACATCCCATGGAGTCGCCATGCCCTGCTTAGCCATTGATTTTTCGATATTAGCCATTTGTTATTTCCCACTGCTTGACATAGATCCTGGACACCCGCCATCACCTGAAAGAGTGCTTCTTCTCAGAAATTGCCTGTTGGACCACCTCTGTCCAGAACCATAATTGCTTGTCGAGATACCTCCTGCCGGGCTTGGTTTTGCCGACAGCTCAGGGGCAGTGGTGCGAATTTGGCGGACGACCAAAGTCCGCCATTGTACTTGAGGCAGGTCAGGGTCAGCTCAGATCCCAGCGAGGACTGTTTTGAGGGTGACCTTGGGCTCCAGCAAGGATTTGGGTCAAGTCGGGGATTCAATGGACATCATCGTTCCTGATCCTGAGCCATGCGTGTGGCGACGTGTCCATTGAGGTCCCTTCCGAACACCATTCATTCGGTTTGGTGAAGGGCGTGAGGCTTCCAGGGACTGCAagacgttgtgtgtgtgtgtgtgtgtgtgtgtgtgtgcgcgcgtgtatgtatgtgtgttttcttaCATGTTGTGAAGGACACACCAGCCGCAGTGAGGGTCTCTGGAGTTCAGACATTCAGAGCAGCTGCTGTACTGAGAGCAGCTCTCCACCGGCACACGAgtcacctgcacacacacacacacacagagaaacaaacacGTAGACAATCTGAGAAACACTGCAGGCATACAGCAAATCAAGAGAAGCTTCAGGCCAGAGACGAGCGCTGGATTGTGAGAAACACGCTTGCTGCTGTCTGCATGTGTACAGGTGTGTGCACGGAAACCTTAATACACACAGACTCATGGGGACATGCGTCACGGTGGGAACTTAAACTGAGGTCCCTGtggatattttttatatttatttgagcaagtaaaaatgcagaaagtgtCCTATGACGAGTAGGATTTGTGTCAGGCAATAGAAATATGGTTtgtaaaaaccattacacctatgaagagtcgagttgtgtgtgtgtgcgtgtgtgtgtgtctacgtGCATATGGAAAGTAcagaatcagcatattacacaTTGCGCCATCTGACAGTTACAACAGAGATCAGCATTTGATTGACAGGAAACCTGAAGCCCTCCTGCTGAAAACAGAATAacatcagagtgtgtgtgtgtgtgtgtgtgtgtgtgtgtgtgtgttcacacgTGTGTATGGCATGATTCTATGAATGTAAATCATGTGAAAAAATGAAGAGCTTGCAAAGTTGAATGTGAGAAcgtgttaaattaaaagttgtaTTTGTAAGTTGTAATTTACACTCACAGCCCTGACCtgaaaacataaatcctttgaAAAATCCTTTTTATAAAATCCTTTGAAGTTGCAAATGAATAGTCACAAATCTGTAAAATGACATTCACAAATATGTACTACATATTTACTTTTGTACATTACAGTATCGCTGTACAATATTGTTACTCTTTTTTCAATATTCCTGTTGCATGACTCTTTTACGCACTTGTAAACCTGTAAATGTAAATGGGGTGGGGCTGGGGTGCGAATGCAGACATTTTATTGGTTGATATCTGACCAATGAACAATGCCAGCCATTGCGACTCGCCATGCagaaagaaacatgtttttatcacTTATTTGTAAAACAGTGCAAACCTTTTTCATTGAATATCCTTAGCTTTACAGGATTTTAAGACTGcattaaatgcagtttaagACTACATCAGTGTAGTATTTACAGTATTCTATTAGTTTACCTTTACGTTTACTTTTAGTACCTTTAGTTGCAGTACAagctattaaaaacattcatgttAACTAGTTGTGTACTCAAAGATTACTACTGTTATATtaagtatacttttatatacttttaaagaCTTGAAGGGGTTAAGACAATTTTTAAGACAACTCTTGATTGGATTTCTCTGAAAGGAGAAAGTCGTACACACCTAGGAAGTAAAACACAGcctaatttttctttttgggtgaactaatcttttaagcacattttcccATCAAAGCACAATACTGTATAGAGAACCACCCTGTCCAGATGATTTGTAATTAAAGCTTTGTCCGATTTGTCCGTGTGCTCACCTGTCTGTCGGTGAGGGTGTAGATGAACTGCAGGTCTGGGCTGAACAGCATGTCCCTGAGCACCGGACTGCCCTCGCTCACCGGGACGCTCTCGTACAGCAGCGCCGGCGAAACGGACTCACCGAATTAATGAGAATCTGACAAAACAAGACACAGCAAGACGTAACATCTCATTAACCTCAAATCCCTGTAATACTAGTGGCGTTGCCGGGTCAAAAATGACCGGGAACAAAAACAGCTTATAAATGTCTTATGCAATATTATCACCTAATATTTGGAATCCATCTTTTCCTTCCAATTAGGACTGgttgtgtttatagttttggaacCGACTCATTACAGGCCTTATTAATCTGATCTTACCTACATTTTGGATGCCctggggtaagcagataaacatcaactTTGAATCAcatctgtaaacataaagaagctGTCCCAGTTACTAGGCTATCAGATGTGAGGATCCTGCATCGGTGCATCGATTATAACCTTTTCTCACAGCAGCTACAATCATTTAATGTACCGTTTTGATACCTCCactatatagtttttttccgtttcaggttttattattttagtaagttaaatattaaatgtttactaCAAGTTAAACCGAGAAATGCTACCATGGCAACTAGATGCaatcaaataaatttaagtttctttataattattattatctgcaACACccaacacaaagaaaacaaaactatataatgcaataaattaaaaattattgatttgatttataatTAAAGATTTCTTTAAAACCAAAATCTCCGGCATCAAGTCCTATTAGGAAATTTGCTGAAATGTCTaatcaatattttcattttcttctggAAGATCTGAGTGTTTATAGGTCTGCAAGATGAGTTCACATGCATGTGAATCTGCTGTGTCGTGTGCTGATATGCATAAAAGAGAATCTGACGATCTGCGGACAGGAAGAGAAACGCCACAATCTGCTGAAGATGCGAATTTATGAGAACACCACAGATTACGCAagctaaaaccataaaaacccAAGTCTTGAAATGGAATAAACAACCATTTCAGATAAATACTGCATGCAACATCACCTATTTCAGATGAATGCtctaaaaatcacacaaagcTCCTGTGGGAGCCCTGAACCTGAACTTGTGGGTCTGACAGTCTGCGACACTTGGCGATAAAAACATGCACCAGAAGAGCACCAGACTTCAGTCCTGAACTCACGCAGAGCTGCTGAACTCATGTGTGATCCTGACGTCAGCGGTCTGATCTCACACTGGGATGCTGCTGATGCCGTTTCATGTCTCTCAGTGACATTGTGCCATTCATTAAACACACGGACTAAACTTGACATATGTGCTGATGGTCAATAATTTTGTCAAAATGTAGGGAAATAGGATTTGTGATGTGGGAAATAATATGAGCGTTTCTTACTGTTTGGATTCCTGAGTCTTCAGAGATCTGTCAGCCCAAAGTCTGAGTAAAATCTGTGCCAAAATAtccaccaataataataatactgggGCTCAGGAAAGAAGGTATCTCAGAAaataatggataaaaaaaatatactcaaCTCTCTCTCACTTGCCATTTTATGTTCTCTTTGAAGGTTTTgtctattttcaaataaatctgtAGTAGAGCAAATTCATttgtatgaaaaatgtaaaaaatctttttttcttggaATAATATGTACCAATAAATCAGTCACCTGTGAAGAAACTTAACCGgattggttttgttttaatgttaccTTTAACAGATCTCCACTTCTTACCTTCTTTATTCTGCCGTTGCGTGTTCCTGAGAAAACCACCGTGTTTCGCGATAATCAGATAGCGGCTACCGAAGTCATTCCGTCATCTTTGTCTATGAAGAGCGGAATGCCCTCGATAGTGCTGGTGCCCCCTAGAGGCTGGTTGAAATCCTGCCCGCAGAAATGATCGTCGATCTGGAGAGGctgaaacagaaagagagagagggttaGGAAAGGCACTCCACCTAAAGGTCAGTGACTGGCTAAGACGGACTGTCAGGGCGGGTTTTCCTAAAAACAATACCAGAGGAAGTCAtccacatacaaacacacacaggtaaagatatttattaagGTCACaggccagtaggtggcagcaagaGACTTTCTaaatgagtgagtcattgagttatttattcaaacaaatttATCAGTCTCAGGCTAATTCATTCAAGAATGAAACATGCTCCTGTCGTTAAGAATGGTGTTATATTATATGGGTTATTTGAATCAATGACGTCAGTGTGTTGCTCTGAGATCTGCAACTGTTGTGCTGTAATCTTTATTTGAAACTAGTTTTTATAGGCTaaccaaaactgttttttaaatgaaaccatAATAAAGACTTTCTTGTACCATTTAAGACTTTGAAGCATTACATTTTGAGCCATTGTTTTTCATTGACTGACAGTTTTATCTGTCTGCACACTTGCAACGTGCCGCTCTCTGCTCTCATCACTGCACCCAAACGGCTCTTGAGCTGACCATGATATGCTTGATATATTAGAAATTAGCGTTtggtatttattcattcattctgacTCTCAAGCCCGCCAGTTGGCGAACCCACTATCACTACCATAGAGACTACAAAGCTCCAAATCATTGCCACTGAAAGAATCTACCCATCAACCTCCGCTCTGGTCAACTTCAAAAGTCAATGTATAACAGTGCAGAGAGCAACGTTATGCATTCTGCCGCCTTATCTTTACTAAGCCATGAAGGAAACAGCTGCTGGCTTAACGGCACAAACCAACCATGGTTCGAACCCAAATGAattaatatgaatgaaatacagCAGGGGCAGGTGAAACAATTAAACTCGGGTTTGGACCAGGGCCAGTGTGAAAGCATGCTTAAAATCTTGCTATCAGAGAGTGGACTTACCGAGTTGATGCATGATAGCTCCTTGTTGAGTAGCCAGGGCAAAGACAGCCTCCCCTCTCCTCTATAGCACGACT
This window encodes:
- the LOC122346746 gene encoding plexin-A1-like → MSLRDMKRHQQHPSQIVAFLFLSADRQILFYAYQHTTQQIHMHSVSPALLYESVPVSEGSPVLRDMLFSPDLQFIYTLTDRQVTRVPVESCSQYSSCSECLNSRDPHCGWCVLHNICSRRDRCETADEQQGIHLQSRSVCGAHRPAQHYLCLCGRKSMCV